One Methanococcus voltae genomic region harbors:
- the porB gene encoding pyruvate synthase subunit PorB, which translates to MARQFPREELFAPGHRGCAGCGAAIVARLTLKAAGKNTIVANATGCLEVMTTPYPETAWRVPWMHVAFENAAAVASGIEAAVKSLKRKRGLYEGEKVNVIAFGGDGGTADIGFQALSGAMERGHDMVYIMYDNEAYMNTGVQRSGSTPYMASTTTSPAGSVIRGENRPKKNMPMIMAAHGIPYVATASISYPEDFMNKVKKACEIDGPAFIQILQPCTTGWGYPAAKTVELGRLAVKAGIWPLYEIENGEYRVTYKPSKRISIEEYLKTQKRYRHLTEEDVEEMQKLINHKCQEMGI; encoded by the coding sequence ATGGCAAGACAATTCCCAAGAGAAGAATTATTTGCTCCCGGACACAGAGGTTGTGCTGGTTGTGGGGCAGCAATTGTTGCAAGATTGACTTTAAAAGCAGCAGGTAAAAACACCATCGTAGCAAACGCTACCGGATGTCTCGAAGTTATGACAACTCCATACCCAGAAACAGCGTGGAGAGTGCCTTGGATGCACGTTGCATTCGAAAACGCAGCAGCAGTTGCAAGTGGTATCGAAGCAGCAGTTAAATCCTTGAAAAGAAAAAGAGGACTTTACGAAGGCGAAAAAGTAAACGTAATCGCTTTCGGTGGTGACGGTGGTACTGCAGATATCGGATTCCAAGCATTAAGTGGTGCAATGGAAAGAGGTCACGACATGGTTTACATCATGTACGATAACGAAGCATACATGAACACAGGTGTTCAAAGAAGTGGTTCAACACCATACATGGCTTCAACAACAACTTCACCTGCAGGTAGCGTAATTAGGGGAGAAAACAGACCTAAGAAAAACATGCCAATGATTATGGCAGCTCACGGCATCCCTTACGTAGCTACAGCTTCAATCAGCTACCCAGAAGACTTTATGAACAAAGTTAAAAAAGCATGTGAAATTGATGGACCTGCATTTATTCAAATTTTACAACCTTGTACAACAGGTTGGGGATACCCTGCAGCTAAAACAGTTGAATTAGGTAGATTGGCAGTTAAAGCAGGAATTTGGCCACTCTATGAAATTGAAAACGGCGAGTACAGAGTAACATACAAACCTTCAAAAAGAATTTCAATTGAAGAATACTTAAAAACTCAAAAAAGATACAGGCATTTAACCGAAGAAGATGTTGAAGAAATGCAAAAATTAATCAACCACAAATGTCAAGAAATGGGAATTTAA
- the porA gene encoding pyruvate synthase subunit PorA, which translates to MQNVKVITGTSAAAEAAKLADVDVIAAYPITPQTTSVEKLAEFVANGELNAEYIKVESEHSAISACVGASATGARTFTATSSQGLALMHEILFAAAGMRMPIVMMNANRALSAPINIWNDQQDSISQRDTGWIQLYAENNQETLDLIIQAFKIAENENVLLPVMVNLDGFILTHTVEPVEIPEKEKVLNFVGQYEPKHAYLRPEKPMTQGALGDPEWYMETRHDVQKAQDVALNVIKDVHDKFAEKFGRAYGNGLIETYNIENAETVLITMGSLCGTIKDVIDELKAEGKEYGLLKIISYRPLPTEEIKEALKGAKNVAILDKDISLGLDKGALFTDIAPFLKDKKTVNYIVGLGGRDIRKANIKEIIEHTENEAKDTETKWIGLKE; encoded by the coding sequence ATGCAAAATGTTAAAGTTATAACCGGCACCTCAGCAGCTGCGGAAGCTGCTAAATTGGCAGACGTTGATGTTATAGCCGCTTATCCTATCACCCCTCAAACAACATCTGTTGAAAAGCTAGCGGAATTCGTAGCTAACGGGGAATTAAATGCGGAATACATTAAAGTAGAAAGTGAGCACTCAGCAATAAGTGCATGTGTCGGTGCAAGTGCAACCGGTGCAAGGACATTCACTGCGACATCATCACAAGGTTTAGCATTAATGCACGAAATATTATTCGCTGCAGCAGGTATGAGAATGCCTATCGTAATGATGAACGCAAACAGGGCTTTATCAGCACCTATTAACATTTGGAACGACCAACAAGACAGCATTTCACAAAGAGATACTGGCTGGATTCAATTGTACGCTGAAAACAACCAAGAAACCTTAGATTTAATTATCCAGGCATTTAAAATCGCAGAAAATGAAAACGTTTTATTACCAGTAATGGTAAACTTAGATGGTTTTATTTTAACACACACCGTGGAACCTGTGGAAATACCTGAAAAAGAAAAAGTTTTGAACTTTGTTGGTCAATACGAACCTAAACACGCATACTTAAGACCTGAAAAACCAATGACTCAAGGTGCATTAGGTGACCCTGAGTGGTATATGGAAACAAGACATGATGTTCAAAAAGCTCAAGATGTAGCTTTAAATGTTATTAAAGACGTTCACGATAAATTTGCTGAAAAATTCGGTAGAGCTTACGGAAACGGATTAATAGAAACTTACAATATCGAAAACGCGGAAACAGTTTTAATAACAATGGGTTCATTGTGTGGAACTATTAAAGATGTAATCGATGAGTTAAAAGCAGAAGGTAAAGAATACGGTTTATTGAAAATCATCAGTTACAGACCTTTACCAACTGAAGAAATAAAAGAAGCTTTAAAAGGTGCTAAAAACGTAGCTATCTTGGATAAAGATATAAGCTTAGGTTTAGACAAAGGTGCTTTGTTCACTGATATTGCTCCATTCTTAAAGGACAAAAAAACCGTTAACTACATCGTAGGACTCGGTGGAAGAGATATAAGAAAAGCAAATATCAAAGAAATCATAGAACACACTGAAAACGAAGCAAAAGACACTGAAACAAAATGGATTGGCTTAAAAGAATAA
- the porD gene encoding pyruvate synthase subunit PorD, which produces MVNKGTIIYEPGNSINNKTGSWRVFKPILDNDKCIKCENCYIFCPEGCIQPDENGDFKIDYDYCKGCLICEEECPVKAITGIREEK; this is translated from the coding sequence ATGGTTAATAAAGGTACTATTATTTATGAACCTGGAAACTCAATTAACAACAAAACCGGTAGTTGGAGAGTCTTTAAACCAATTTTAGACAACGATAAATGTATAAAATGTGAAAATTGTTATATTTTCTGTCCTGAAGGCTGTATTCAACCAGATGAAAACGGAGATTTCAAGATTGATTACGATTACTGTAAAGGTTGCTTAATTTGTGAAGAAGAATGTCCTGTAAAGGCAATTACGGGTATAAGAGAAGAGAAGTAA
- a CDS encoding pyruvate ferredoxin oxidoreductase subunit gamma, translating into MIEVRFHGRGGQGAVTAAQILAKASFYDGKFCQAFPFFGVERRGAPVMAFTRINDEKIRLRTQIYAPNFVIVQDPTLLDTTDVTSGLQKGGLILINTLKDIHLEGYDVKTIDATGIALDVLGVPIVNTTMVGAFAGLTNQVSLESLKKAIKDTFPGKLGEKNAATAEKAYNSVQNL; encoded by the coding sequence ATGATTGAAGTTAGGTTTCACGGAAGAGGTGGACAAGGTGCAGTGACTGCTGCTCAAATTCTTGCCAAAGCTTCATTTTACGACGGTAAATTCTGTCAAGCATTCCCATTTTTCGGAGTAGAAAGAAGGGGTGCCCCCGTTATGGCATTTACAAGGATAAACGATGAAAAAATAAGATTAAGAACCCAAATTTATGCACCAAACTTTGTAATTGTTCAAGACCCTACATTATTGGATACAACAGACGTTACAAGCGGTCTGCAAAAAGGCGGATTAATTTTAATAAACACATTAAAAGATATTCACTTGGAAGGATACGACGTTAAAACAATCGATGCAACAGGAATTGCATTAGACGTTTTAGGCGTACCAATTGTTAACACCACAATGGTAGGAGCATTTGCAGGTTTAACAAACCAAGTTAGTCTTGAATCATTAAAAAAAGCTATTAAAGATACATTCCCTGGTAAATTAGGCGAAAAGAACGCAGCAACTGCTGAAAAGGCATACAACAGTGTTCAAAATTTATAA
- a CDS encoding DUF357 domain-containing protein gives MEIKINPEYENQKQDVISYAKIENYYDRTEEAISIIKKGMPSEKSLLYDVALDFMTMIECYFSDAKAFIQKGDYINAFASLNYAYGWIDAGARLGIFNVGDDDVRFTLAK, from the coding sequence TTGGAAATAAAAATCAACCCCGAATACGAAAATCAAAAGCAGGATGTAATATCATATGCCAAAATAGAAAATTACTATGATAGAACAGAGGAAGCCATATCTATCATAAAAAAAGGAATGCCGTCTGAAAAAAGCTTACTTTACGATGTAGCCCTAGATTTCATGACTATGATAGAGTGTTACTTCTCTGATGCAAAGGCATTTATACAAAAAGGAGACTATATAAACGCATTTGCTTCGTTAAATTATGCTTATGGTTGGATAGATGCAGGTGCTAGACTTGGCATTTTCAATGTAGGCGACGACGATGTGAGATTTACATTAGCAAAATAG
- a CDS encoding DUF555 domain-containing protein, with translation MTNYHVKLQAAYVAKNVEDAEDAIGIAISQIGKALNKGKLDYVDIELGLTLCPECSEPVDCVLVVARTAIVGIILSMRVFNAESPEHALRIAKASIGKALKDIPLEEIDVVEF, from the coding sequence ATGACAAATTATCACGTAAAATTACAAGCAGCGTATGTTGCAAAGAATGTAGAAGATGCAGAAGATGCAATAGGTATTGCAATTTCCCAAATCGGTAAAGCTTTGAACAAGGGAAAATTAGACTACGTAGACATCGAGTTAGGTTTAACTTTATGTCCTGAATGTAGCGAACCAGTTGATTGCGTGTTAGTGGTTGCGAGAACTGCAATTGTAGGTATCATCCTATCAATGAGAGTATTTAACGCAGAAAGTCCGGAACATGCCCTTAGAATTGCAAAAGCTTCAATAGGAAAAGCTTTAAAAGACATACCTCTCGAAGAAATCGATGTTGTAGAATTCTAA
- the gatA gene encoding Asp-tRNA(Asn)/Glu-tRNA(Gln) amidotransferase subunit GatA produces the protein MIIDRAQKYLEKIEKSDLNAFIEVKPERVLKEAQELEKNEALKNKPLYGKIIGVKSNINVEGYTISCASKTLSNYVGTYDATVVKKLRSQGALIIGMTNMDEFASGSSGETSYYGATKNPAALDRIPGGSSSGSASAVAGDLCDMTLGSDTGGSIRNPASHCGVVGFKPSYGVVSRQGLCDLSMSLDQIGPLAKNAEDALLLTNAIKGKDISETTSLATPKFNKNTEEVKNYKVGVVKEFMDVTDDKIRNNIEKGIQALEDIGCEIVELNYNYTDIALPTYYLINYVEFFSATRKYDGRRYGYQIEEACGEEVLRRILIGKTISEQEFSGKYYKKALQARRTMKAEMIKLFDKVDIIAGPTVPKLPHKLGEEISPMDMYAYDVLTVPTNLCGICAGVVRCGDINGVPVGLQFQGAPLGDEKVLNTMIEFENRF, from the coding sequence AGAATTGGAAAAAAATGAAGCTTTAAAAAACAAACCATTATATGGTAAAATAATAGGTGTTAAGTCAAACATCAATGTTGAGGGATATACAATCTCTTGCGCATCTAAAACATTAAGTAACTACGTTGGAACCTATGACGCAACCGTTGTAAAAAAATTAAGGTCACAAGGTGCTTTAATTATCGGTATGACAAACATGGATGAGTTTGCAAGTGGTAGCAGTGGTGAAACATCTTACTACGGAGCAACAAAAAACCCCGCAGCTTTAGATAGAATACCTGGTGGTTCAAGTAGCGGTAGCGCTTCAGCAGTAGCTGGAGATTTATGTGACATGACTTTAGGTAGCGATACAGGCGGTAGTATTAGAAACCCTGCAAGTCACTGTGGCGTAGTTGGTTTTAAACCATCTTACGGTGTTGTAAGTAGGCAAGGTTTATGCGATTTATCAATGAGTCTTGACCAAATCGGACCTTTAGCTAAAAACGCAGAAGATGCTTTATTATTAACAAACGCAATTAAAGGAAAAGATATTTCAGAAACTACCTCATTGGCTACTCCTAAATTTAACAAAAACACTGAAGAAGTTAAAAATTACAAAGTAGGTGTAGTTAAAGAATTCATGGATGTTACTGACGATAAAATTAGAAACAACATCGAAAAAGGTATTCAAGCTTTGGAAGATATCGGTTGTGAAATCGTAGAGTTAAATTACAATTACACCGATATAGCATTACCTACCTACTATTTGATAAACTATGTTGAATTCTTTTCAGCTACAAGAAAATACGATGGTAGAAGATACGGATATCAAATAGAAGAAGCTTGTGGCGAAGAAGTACTTAGAAGAATTTTAATTGGTAAAACAATCAGTGAACAAGAATTCAGCGGAAAATACTATAAAAAAGCATTACAAGCAAGAAGAACAATGAAAGCAGAAATGATAAAGTTGTTCGATAAAGTAGACATCATAGCAGGTCCTACAGTTCCTAAATTACCTCACAAATTAGGGGAAGAAATTTCACCAATGGATATGTATGCTTACGATGTGTTAACAGTTCCTACAAACTTGTGCGGTATTTGTGCAGGTGTTGTAAGATGTGGAGACATTAATGGCGTACCTGTTGGCTTACAATTCCAAGGAGCTCCTTTAGGCGACGAAAAAGTATTAAACACAATGATTGAATTTGAAAATAGATTCTAA